The following are from one region of the Lytechinus variegatus isolate NC3 chromosome 4, Lvar_3.0, whole genome shotgun sequence genome:
- the LOC121412416 gene encoding uncharacterized protein LOC121412416 has product MDNERRRYKRYLLEDGENLMPRTTALRRRRQHEVELETDSESDHDHQDDAPVAEQLLDFVQNQDVFSDQDSDAHAHRRADSDPESVDDVPDLPSPHIHSISSLSDDHHDGHSNSSQASEDINLHEDWSEGSNDEERRHGMWEEDDIDLNHDSDSDEGSEDGQRIPEFVEERNHMQVPNGNDAISSDGSDLTKMDSLLAVLAYALKHHLTGEALQDLIHLINLHCPQSLPQSKYLFNKVLNNYKDTCEFHFYCDCFNYLGKIGQLPERCDYCGEHVDHEIKIKEGKFFLTMSLAQQLKYLLESTAVGTTVLNRVIETGDSISDITDGELYQELVTSGLLSNPNNLSLTWNTDGVPVFKSSRSSMWRILCLINELPQKMRSENIILTALWFGGKKPDMSVFLKPFVDESNILSSTGLKWTHIGEEKTSRVFPLVCSVDSVARPALQNFVQFNGFYGCSFCKQKGTYAEGAMKYPYVDPPAEKRTPGETMRQSILAAESGRSIEGVKGC; this is encoded by the exons ATGGACAACGAAAGAAGACGTTACAAACGCTATTTGCTGGAGGATGGGGAAAATTTAATGCCCAGAACTACTGCTCTACGACGACGACGGCAACATGAAGTGGagctggaaaccgattcagaaTCAGATCATGATCATCAAGATGACGCTCCTGTGGCTGAGCAGTTGTTAGATTTTGTTCAAAATCAAGATGTTTTCAGTGATCAGGATTCTGATGCTCATGCTCATAGACGTGCTG ATTCTGATCCAGAATCGGTCGATGATGTGCCAGATTTGCCATCACCACACATACACAGCATCAGCAGTCTGagtgatgatcatcatgatggcCATTCCAACAGTAGTCAAGCAAGT GAGGATATTAATCTTCATGAAGACTGGTCAGAAGGATCAAATGATGAAGAAAGGAGGCACGGCATGTGGGAAGAG GATGACATTGATCTCAACCATGACTCTGACTCTGATGAGGGATCAGAAGATGGACAAAGGATTCCAGAATTTGTGGAGGAG AGGAATCATATGCAGGTTCCGAATGGGAATGATGCTATCTCGAGCGATGGAAGTGACCTGACTAAAATGGATAGTCTCCTGGCAGTTCTTGCCTATGCACTGAAGCATCACCTAACAGGAGAGGCCCTTCAGGACCTGATACATCTAATCAATTTGCACTGCCCTCAGTCCCTACCACAATCAAAGTATCTATTTAATAAAGTATTaaataattacaaggatacatgTGAGTTCCACTTCTACTGTGACTGTTTTAATTACTTAGGAAAGATAGGGCAGCTTCCAGAAAGGTGTGATTATTGTGGAGAGCATGTTGATCATGAGATTAagataaaagaaggaaaattctTTTTGACAATGTCTTTAGCCCAACAGCTAAAGTATCTTTTGGAGAGTACAGCTGTTGGTACTACAGTTCTGAACAGAGTTATTGAAACTGGTGATTCCATATCTGACATCACTGATGGGGAGTTGTACCAAGAGTTGGTTACAAGTGGACTGCTTTCCAATCCCAACAACTTATCCCTGACATGGAACACGGATGGTGTGCCTGTTTTCAAATCATCGAGGTCATCCATGTGGCGCATTTTATGCTTGATAAATGAGTTGCCACAAAAAATGAGAAGTGAGAACATTATTCTCACAGCACTATGGTTCGGAGGCAAAAAGCCAGATATGTCGGTTTTCCTTAAACCTTTTGTAGACGAGAGTAATATCCTCTCTTCTACAGGCCTAAAGTGGACACACATTGGTGAAGAAAAGACGTCAAGAGTTTTCCCTCTTGTATGTAGTGTTGATTCTGTAGCAAGGCCAGCTCTACAGAATTTTGTCCAATTCAATGGTTTTTATGGGTGTTCGTTTTGTAAGCAGAAAGGTACATATGCAGAAGGGGCCATGAAATACCCTTATGTGGACCCTCCTGCAGAGAAAAGAACACCTGGTGAGACAATGAGGCAGAGCATACTTGCTGCAGAATCAGGACGAAGTATTGAGGGCGTGAAAGGA TGTTAA
- the LOC121413213 gene encoding uncharacterized protein LOC121413213 — protein MAAHDFVDENLVLEPTEWETDNSSEEFCICGTPSTDEMIFCSSSGCPIAWFHRKCVGLADDFVEDWICEFCDSDSASVSARGIGSGSSSTAPVLSSGKPGNSSMPEPGPKETAKQAKPILPRFGALMKPREEILANAHYFARDALEDLRQDEVYLNTVEGQKIVKLASDIDYNGEDFNEAAEVITKDLLEIVMSAEGKLPGSSANCAIIKNYQVYQTSSRSYNIFVKLLGSDNQSTKFFQQYVLRAMLEKIMKDSVKEDFDAGAPVDKLSREEEQALRYLAGYIPFALHRRYSKLQSNPAKELAAFLNGWRKDDDDDTNADTFLHYTSVWLTYQNRGGLFVVSDNVYLFFRSIEFVSRRLFVGNCLQGGETIKEKLIKHLCGSTHVQRMWGVLSSELCKNLAESLFQTIIQYWIKIRVSAYVRSYVSIVKNQERNDRKSKKSLRKGLKGKQKDASL, from the exons atGGCGGCTCACGACTTCGTAGATGAAAATCTGGTTTTGGAACCAACTGAATGGGAAACGGACAATTCCAGCGAAGAGTTCTGTATATGTGGGACTCCGTCCACGGATGAGATGATCTTCTGCTCAAGTTCAGGTTGTCCCATCGCATGGTTTCACAGAAAATGTGTTGGATTGGCCGACGACTTCGTCGAAGACTGGATCTGTGAATTCTGCGATAGCGACTCGGCCTCGGTCTCCGCGCGTGGAATTGGCTCTGGCTCGAGCTCGACAG CTCCAGTTTTGTCAAGCGGGAAGCCTGGTAACAGCTCTATGCCTGAACCTGGACCAAAGGAAACTGCCAAGCAAGCTAAACCAATTCTGCCCA GATTTGGTGCTTTGATGAAGCCTCGTGAGGAAATCCTCGCCAACGCACACTATTTTGCCCGGGATGCACTTGAAGATCTCCGACAGGATGAAGTGTACCTGAACACTGTTGAGGGACAAAAGATTGTGAAACTGGCCAGCGACATTGACTACAATGGGGAAGACTTCAATGAAGCAGCAGAGGTGATAACAAAGGATCTTTTGGAAATAGTAATGTCAGCAGAAGGCAAGCTGCCTGGATCATCTGCAAACTGTGCCATCATCAAGAACTATCAAGTTTACCAGACAAGTAGCCGGTCTTACAACATATTCGTGAAGTTGCTTGGAAGTGACAACCAGTCAACAAAGTTTTTCCAGCAGTATGTGCTACGGGCCATGCTAGAGAAAATCATGAAAGACAGTGTTAAGGAGGACTTTGATGCTGGAGCTCCAGTAGATAAACTATCACGTGAGGAGGAACAAGCCCTCCGCTACCTGGCTGGGTACATCCCGTTTGCTCTCCACAGGCGTTATAGCAAACTTCAGTCAAACCCTGCAAAGGAATTGGCAGCTTTTCTTAATGGGTGgagaaaagatgatgatgacgatactAATGCAGATACTTTTCTCCACTACACTTCAGTGTGGTTGACCTACCAAAACAGGGGTGGACTTTTTGTAGTATCAGACAATGTATACTTGTTTTTCAGGTCCATTGAATTTGTTTCCCGTAGACTTTTTGTTGGCAATTGTCTACAGGGAGGTGAGAcaatcaaagaaaaattgatCAAGCACTTGTGTGGGAGCACACATGTTCAGAGAATGTGGGGTGTGCTCTCAAGTGAATTGTGCAAGAACTTGGCAGAGAGCTTGTTTCAAACCATTATCCAATACTGGATCAAGATTAGAGTTTCAGCCTATGTTAGGTCCTATGTTAGCATCGTAAAAAATCAGGAAAGAAATGACAGGAAATCAAAAAAGAGCCTTCGAAAAGGACTCAAAGGAAAACAGAAAGATGCCAGCTTGTAA